The Desulfovibrio psychrotolerans genomic interval ACCAATGTACTGCTGCGGAACGTAACCTTGCCGGAGTGGTGGAGGTGCGCAAGCTGAGTCTTCCCTACTGGTTTGGCTTCGGGGAATTTTTGCCCACAAGTTTGCAACATGCTTTGGATTCTTTGGACGGAACCCTTGTGTTGCGGATGGACAGCAAGGGACTGGTGGTGGACTCGCTGGATGTTTCGTTGCTGGGTATGCAGCTTTCCGGCAAAGGCGCTGTGGAGGATTTTTCGCGGCCCGTCATCTACATAGACGTGGAAGGGACGTTTTTGGACGTAAACAGGATTTTTCCGGAAATTATGGAGAATCCGCCGTCCGTACTGCCTCAGCCTGCCCGGCCCGGCAAGGCCGTGCTTGAGGCGGACCTTGAGGAGGATGACGACCCTGACGACGACATCGGGTACGATATCCGGGTTCGAGCTGCCAAGGGAACGGCCCGGTCTTTCCAGTTCGGGGATCTTGCTTTCCGGTGCTGGCCCATGCAGGGAGGGGGAACAAATACCTCGTACTCCATAGGTTCGTTTTACGGCGGCAAGGTGGAAGCGCTGCTGGGTATACGCGATGTGCTGACGCTGGATCTGGATGTGACCAATGTGCAGACCGCCGAGGTGAGCCGTCTTATGACGGGGGAGTCTGTTCTGGGCGGAGTGCTGACCGGCAAGGCGCGGGTGCAGTCCGGGGCGGATACCGTATGGGGTATGGTAGCAGGGCTGGAGGGTACGCTGGAGGCAACGTTGCAGAAAGGCTCTGTCCAGACCATGGCTTTGCGCGACGGGACCAAGCCGCGCCATGCGCTGGATTCGTTCTCTGTGACGCTTAAGGGCAAGACCCAGCACCCGGACCCGGACAAGGCCACGCGCTATCTGCCATACCACTGGGACATGAAGATGGATTTTGTTCCTGCGGGCACGCAGGAGCGGTATGACGTGCAACTGGTCGGCCCGGTGGTTATTGATTCCCGCAGGGCGTTGCCGGTGCAGGTGAAGGATGCCCGGACAACCTTGCGCTGGCAGGGAACGGATGCGCCGTTCGGAAGGACGGTTCCCATAGATTTTTCCCTTACGGGAAGGATGGATATGGATCTGGATAAGGAGACCATACGGTTTTCGCAGGCAACCGCCTCTGCGCAGCATGTTTCCGCCGTATGCTCGGTGGAGGGAAGCCAGTTGCTGGGAACTGTGCCCGTTTGGGAAGGTTCGCTTGTGACGGATGAGGTTTCTTTGAGGGAGTTTTTACCCCGGTACGGCAAGGACGTGTGGGACACTGCCGATCCGAGAGCCTTGAACGCCGCCACGTTACGCACGCGGTTCAGGTCTGAGGGGCGCAGTCTGGTGCTGCGCGATGTGGACATGCTGCTGGACCGTACCAAGGTGACGGGGTTTCTTTCCCTGCTGCGGGGAGAAACGCCGACCGTTCGCTTTACCCTGCGGGGTGATTTTTTGGATGCCGACAGGTATATGCCGCCTGCCGACGAGACTGCCGTACAGCCAGCTTCCTCAGCGCCGTGGAAGTTGGACTGGATGCGCCGCAACGATATTGCGGGCGATATTGCGGTTGATCACATCATTTACCGTAATCTTGAATTCTCCGGACTGAATGCCACGGTCTCTGTTGCCGGGGGAAGGATGCGTGTTTCTCCCCTGCGTGCCGGGATGTACAAGGGCACCGCGACAGGCGAACTGGACGCAGTGGCTAAGGACGGACTGGATACCCGGGTTGCCGTGCGGATAAGGAAAATTGATCTGGAACCGGCTGCGTTGCGTTTTGCGGGGAATGAGTATGTGGGCGGCACCCTTTCCGCATCCGTGGACATGCAGGGGCTTTTGCGCAACGGCGACGATATTCCCGGCGCCTTCAGCGGGACATGGGGATTTGATATCGCAAAGGGGCATTACAGCTTTGGCACACGCGAGGACGGCGAGCGCAGCCGCACGCCCTTTGACAAGGCGTCCGCCTCCGGTGTTATGGATCGCGGGGTGCTTAAAAATGACGATCTTTCCATGAGTTCCCTGCTCATGAGCATGAGCGGCAAGGGTGTGGTGGACCTTGCCCGCAAGAATCTGGACTACCAGATCAACGTGACCTATGCGGAAGTGCCCACTTTTCCCGTGCGCATCTACGGCAGCTTCAGCGACCCCAAGACCTCCATACGGGGGGCTGAAATTATCCCCCGCACCATTGGCAAGCTGGGAGGGGGCATCTTTAACATCTTCCGCCGGGTGATAACCACGCCGTTCAGTGTGCTGGAAACGCTGGGCAATATGGGGAGCACCAACTCCACCCGTACCCGCTAGTCTTGCGCGGCGGGCAGTGCGTTAAGAGCCGCCCCATGCTGCATGGTTCTGTTCAGGACGGGCGGGCTTGTCTGCGATGTGTTGTACCAGAGAGCTGCCGCGCTGGGGGGACACTGTTTTTGAGGGCTGCTGCGCCGAAAGACGCTATGCCTGAAAGCCGCTATACCCGAAAGACGTTGCGCTTGGAAACGGCTGCACCTGGGTGCAGCGGGGTGCCCGGCGCGCGTTGCTGTCTGCGGAAGCCGTTGTTTTTTTGCGGACCCTATTCTCCTTTTCCTATTCCTGTCCCTATCCCTCTTCCCTAATGCCTCCCCGGTTTGTCACGCCGGTTACCGTTTGTACTGCCGGCAGCGGTACGTGTGTATTTCCCCACGCTGTGTGCAGTTGTCCTTGATGTGCAATGTGTTGTGCAGTAAAATGCACATATGTGTGCATGTGCAAGAATGAGTGGCTGCCATGTTCCTGTTTTGCACAAGATGGGAAGCGCTCAGGCACAAAAACTGCCTGCTTCCTGTGGGCTGAAGCGGTGTATGCCGTTGCCTGACGGAGAAATGTGCGAATACGGCCGCCTTGTGAAAATCTTGGCACACCTTTTTCATGGTATCCCCCGGTTCGCGGAGACGGTTGGCACTTCCGGCGTTCCGGAATCCTATTTTTCTTACCCGGTGGTGTAATCTCATGGAAGTCGCTGATTCCAACAAGGAGCGGAGTACGCTCATCATAGCGGTCATGACTCTGGTGACCATCGGGCTTTCCCTCATTATCTCCACGGGGCAGACCCTTTCTCGTCAGGAAGAGGCGGGCACGCTGCACTTGCAGCTTACGGCGCGCTCCGTGCTGCAGGCGGTGGAAAGCTCTTTGCGGACGGGGCTTTTTGTCGGGCAGGACGCAGGGCTCTTCCGCCCCGGAACCGCCGAATATTTCCGCGAGCTTGAGCGCAGCGGCGAGGTGGTGTTCGTGGGGATTATCGATGAGCGCGGCGGGCGGGTTATTACCTCGCGGGACACCACGCATGAAACGGGCACCATTCTTTTTCCCCCGGACGCACTGACCATCCTGCGCGAGCAGGGGGAGTGGTCCGGCAGAGCCGCATACGGAAAGCACAAGGTCTACGTGCACGCCCGGCAGACCGTGACCGGGGCTGCGGCAAGGCTTGACGAAGCGGGACACCTGCTGCCCACCTTTCTTGTGGTAGGGCTGGATATGACCAAGCATATGGCGGTGTATCAGGGCTTCCGGCAGAACGCGCTGTTTCAGGCGGCATACATTCTTGCTGCTGCGGTGTTTATCTGGGCGCTGGCAATGGGACTGCTCAAGCGGCGCGAACTGGCGGGCAAGGCTCTGCAGCTGGAGCGTTTTCAGGCCAAGCTGCTGGACAATCTGCCGGACGGGCTGCTCATTGTCAGCCCGGCCAATGTGATACGCGCCGCCAACCCTGCCGCGCATTCCATTCTGGACGCTCAAGGCTCCGGGCTTGCGGGGCTGCCTCTTGCGGAGTTACCCGGAAACGTGGGTGAATGCCTGTTGCAGCCTGAAGAAGGCCCTACGGCCGGATGGCAACGCCGCACGGCCAAGGGGGCGCATCTGGAAATTCTTTCGGTTCCCCTGCGGGAGCATGAGGAAGAAGGGGCGCGGCTGGTCATCATACGTGACCGAACACGTATGCGCGAACTGGAAAAGAGCCTGGCCGACGCGGAAAAGATGGCGGCTCTGGGCACGCTGGCGGCGGGGGTGGCCCATGAGATTCGGAATCCGCTCAGCTCCCTGCGCGGGTTCGCACAGTATTTTGCCAAAAAATTCAAGGGCAGCAATCCTGACGAGACCTACGCGCAGACCATGATCCGGGAGGCTGACCGCCTGAACCGGGTTATTACCGACCTGCTCTACCTTTCCCGGCCCCGTTCCGTGCAGCAGGAGGCCGTGGACCTGCTGCTGCTTGCAGAAGACATAAGCAACCTTGTGCGCATGGACCTGGAAGACAGGGGCGTTTCTCTGGAAATAAGCCTTGAGTCGCAGGAGGTGCTTGCCGATGCCGACCTGCTGAAGCAGGCGGTGCTGAACCTTGTGCTCAACAGTCTGGACGCGCTGGGAGAGGCGGACGGAGATATGCGCTACATACATATTGCCTCTGCCTTTGGAGACGGTGGCGTGTGGCTGTTTGTGCGCGATACCGGGCCGGGGATGACCAAGGAGCAGAAAGAGCAGGCGTTTGAGCCGTTTTTTACCACAAAGACCAAGGGCACCGGGCTTGGCCTTGCCCTTGTACACAAGACCATGCGTGAGCACGGGGGCAAGGCCCTCATTGAATCAGAAGTGGGGCGTGGAACAACCGTGGCCCTGTTTTTTCCCGACACTGATCACGCGGAACAGGAATGGAGCGCATGATGAAGCGACTGCTTGTCATTGATGATGAACCCGGACTGCGCCTTATGGTGCGCGCGGTGATGGAAGATGCCGGGTGGGAAGTGGAGGAGGCCGGTTCCGGCGAGGACGCCATTGCCTTTCTGACTCAGGACACGGTAAGCGTGGTACTTCTGGATATGCGCATGCCGGGCATGAACGGAAACGAGGCTCTGGCCCGTATTCAGGATATCCGCCCCAGTCTGCCTGTCATCATGCTTACGGCCTACGGTACCGTGGGTTCCGCTGTGGAGGCCATGAAGCGGGGCGCGTTTGACTATCTTTCCAAGCCCGCGGACAATGAGGAACTGGTGGCCGTGCTGGAGAAGGCCTACGAATACGGAAGGTTGCTCAATGAAAATGAAAACCTGCGGCGCAAGTTGGCCGCAGGAGATCCGGCTGAGCGGCTTGTAGGCAGCAGCCCCGCCATGCTCCGTGTGCTGGAGCTTATCCGGCAGGCCGGGCCTTCTGAAGCCACGGTGCTGGTCATGGGTGAATCCGGCACAGGCAAGGAACTTATTGCAGAAGCCCTGCACGAGGCGAGCCCGCGTGCGGCTCATGCGCTGGTGAAGGTGAACTGCGCCGCATTGCCGGGGAACCTGCTGGAGAGTGAACTGTTCGGCTACGTGAAAGGGGCATTTACAGGCGCTGTTAAGGACAAGCCGGGGCGTTTTCAACTGGCGCGGGGGGGAACCCTGTTTCTGGACGAGATAGGGGAGATGCCCGTGGAATTGCAGGCCAAGCTGCTGCGGGCCTTGCAGGAGCGCGTGGTGGAACCGCTGGGAGCCGTGCGCCCTGTGGATGTGGATGCGCGCATAATTGCCGCGACCAACCGTAATCTGCGGGAAGCCGTGGACAAGGGGGAATTCCGGGAGGATTTGTTTTTCCGGTTGAACGTGCTGGAGATAGTTTCGCCCGCTCTGCGGCAACGGCCAGACGATATTCCATTGCTTGTGAGCAGACTGCTTGATAAGCTGAGCAAGAAGAACCGAAAGGATGTACGGACGGTTAGTCCCGATTTTATGCAGGCGCTTATGGCATACCACTGGCCGGGCAATGTCCGGGAGTTGGAAAATGTTCTGGAGCGGGCACTTATCCTTTCCCGGTCGGAAACGTTAGGGGTGGAATCTTTGCCCGCGCAGTTTGCCAGTATTGTTGAGACGGGAGGAATGGCCCACAGTGTGGATGCAGCCGTTTTTGCGCCACCGCAGAGTGACGTGTTTTTGCGTCCTGTACGCAGCCGCCCGAAGACGCTGGACGATGCGGAGCGTCTGGCCCTTGTGGACGCTCTTGAAGCGCAGGGCGGGCACAGGGAACGAACGGCAGATGCACTGGGCATAAGCAGACGCACACTGCAATACAAGCTGCGCAAGTACGGGCTTACCAAACGGGGGTAAGGCAAGGGATGGCTGTTCAGAGAACGGGGATACCCGTGCAGTTGTGCACCGCATGCTGCATGCCGCAGTGCCCGCGCATTGATTGTGCGGGAGACGGCATACGCCGGGAATGATACTGTCTGACGCGAATGTCCCGCAGACCGGGATAATCGATATGCCGGAAGGAGCAGGTATGGAATATCTTGACTACAGGGCGACATTGAAGCGGTTGATGAACGATGTGGAATTTGTCGGCGAGTTGTACACAACGTTTCTGGATACCTATGACACGCGGATAAACCATATTCTGGAACTGATGGATGCCTGCGCCTACGATGCACTATGGAAGGAGGCACATGGCCTGAAGGGGGCGAGCGGAACCATTAACGCCGCCCGGTTGCAGGCGTGTGCGCTGGAACTGGAGGAAGCGGCGCGGGCGCAGGATGCGGAAGCCCTGCGGCTGCTGCGCCCCCGTTTCGCCGAGGTGTGCCATGAAACGGCTGCGCATATCCGGCAGTGGCTTGTGACGCATGGGGATGCCGACG includes:
- a CDS encoding AsmA family protein, coding for MRIFARIVLILLLIVVLAGGAAVFQASRMLDAAAVAARIEQYLTTLTGTECRLEGGVEISFFPRLAVTLNNLVILEPPAGEGFTQAPGDGVLARVGRLHAAVALKPLLDRTLDFERIILESPSVTLRTLPDGGMPWRRVLDRVASAGEVVISAAEESVTEAERHALAGGLAIRGIHLVGLDVENGLFEWRDESVAGTMPTTTGMGGDNAQNGTQWSGVRLHGNVNGSTADGGIPVGNETGKQERFTVAPVLREAPAMEQDTIPFVRVSRLNMDVDTNGRLTYESSFVLESSILPAHVAVTARGDVVLEEHFTGVRSATSTVAVKGNMYVGERAVPLSVRTALRFDHAADTLILDGLSADIDGAGIAGALQVNQCTAAERNLAGVVEVRKLSLPYWFGFGEFLPTSLQHALDSLDGTLVLRMDSKGLVVDSLDVSLLGMQLSGKGAVEDFSRPVIYIDVEGTFLDVNRIFPEIMENPPSVLPQPARPGKAVLEADLEEDDDPDDDIGYDIRVRAAKGTARSFQFGDLAFRCWPMQGGGTNTSYSIGSFYGGKVEALLGIRDVLTLDLDVTNVQTAEVSRLMTGESVLGGVLTGKARVQSGADTVWGMVAGLEGTLEATLQKGSVQTMALRDGTKPRHALDSFSVTLKGKTQHPDPDKATRYLPYHWDMKMDFVPAGTQERYDVQLVGPVVIDSRRALPVQVKDARTTLRWQGTDAPFGRTVPIDFSLTGRMDMDLDKETIRFSQATASAQHVSAVCSVEGSQLLGTVPVWEGSLVTDEVSLREFLPRYGKDVWDTADPRALNAATLRTRFRSEGRSLVLRDVDMLLDRTKVTGFLSLLRGETPTVRFTLRGDFLDADRYMPPADETAVQPASSAPWKLDWMRRNDIAGDIAVDHIIYRNLEFSGLNATVSVAGGRMRVSPLRAGMYKGTATGELDAVAKDGLDTRVAVRIRKIDLEPAALRFAGNEYVGGTLSASVDMQGLLRNGDDIPGAFSGTWGFDIAKGHYSFGTREDGERSRTPFDKASASGVMDRGVLKNDDLSMSSLLMSMSGKGVVDLARKNLDYQINVTYAEVPTFPVRIYGSFSDPKTSIRGAEIIPRTIGKLGGGIFNIFRRVITTPFSVLETLGNMGSTNSTRTR
- a CDS encoding two-component system sensor histidine kinase NtrB gives rise to the protein MEVADSNKERSTLIIAVMTLVTIGLSLIISTGQTLSRQEEAGTLHLQLTARSVLQAVESSLRTGLFVGQDAGLFRPGTAEYFRELERSGEVVFVGIIDERGGRVITSRDTTHETGTILFPPDALTILREQGEWSGRAAYGKHKVYVHARQTVTGAAARLDEAGHLLPTFLVVGLDMTKHMAVYQGFRQNALFQAAYILAAAVFIWALAMGLLKRRELAGKALQLERFQAKLLDNLPDGLLIVSPANVIRAANPAAHSILDAQGSGLAGLPLAELPGNVGECLLQPEEGPTAGWQRRTAKGAHLEILSVPLREHEEEGARLVIIRDRTRMRELEKSLADAEKMAALGTLAAGVAHEIRNPLSSLRGFAQYFAKKFKGSNPDETYAQTMIREADRLNRVITDLLYLSRPRSVQQEAVDLLLLAEDISNLVRMDLEDRGVSLEISLESQEVLADADLLKQAVLNLVLNSLDALGEADGDMRYIHIASAFGDGGVWLFVRDTGPGMTKEQKEQAFEPFFTTKTKGTGLGLALVHKTMREHGGKALIESEVGRGTTVALFFPDTDHAEQEWSA
- a CDS encoding sigma-54-dependent transcriptional regulator codes for the protein MKRLLVIDDEPGLRLMVRAVMEDAGWEVEEAGSGEDAIAFLTQDTVSVVLLDMRMPGMNGNEALARIQDIRPSLPVIMLTAYGTVGSAVEAMKRGAFDYLSKPADNEELVAVLEKAYEYGRLLNENENLRRKLAAGDPAERLVGSSPAMLRVLELIRQAGPSEATVLVMGESGTGKELIAEALHEASPRAAHALVKVNCAALPGNLLESELFGYVKGAFTGAVKDKPGRFQLARGGTLFLDEIGEMPVELQAKLLRALQERVVEPLGAVRPVDVDARIIAATNRNLREAVDKGEFREDLFFRLNVLEIVSPALRQRPDDIPLLVSRLLDKLSKKNRKDVRTVSPDFMQALMAYHWPGNVRELENVLERALILSRSETLGVESLPAQFASIVETGGMAHSVDAAVFAPPQSDVFLRPVRSRPKTLDDAERLALVDALEAQGGHRERTADALGISRRTLQYKLRKYGLTKRG
- a CDS encoding Hpt domain-containing protein; this encodes MEYLDYRATLKRLMNDVEFVGELYTTFLDTYDTRINHILELMDACAYDALWKEAHGLKGASGTINAARLQACALELEEAARAQDAEALRLLRPRFAEVCHETAAHIRQWLVTHGDADAQINGD